A window from Eretmochelys imbricata isolate rEreImb1 chromosome 23, rEreImb1.hap1, whole genome shotgun sequence encodes these proteins:
- the LOC144279238 gene encoding osteoclast-associated immunoglobulin-like receptor, producing the protein MPSALTVLFLGCWLAGRSGALGQGSYPKPSIFASPGGVIPVGGNVTIRCWHQRLGMRFVLYKDGDGNHLRYTDPASYVAEFPIPSARREHGGSYICRCAYRTGSAVFSEPSDPVQIIVAAGPPGRPDFTQANIAHLALSVVVLLILGLILAQAYYSRPRGAP; encoded by the exons gctgctggctggctgggcggAGCGGGGCTTTGGGAC AGGGGTCCtaccccaaaccctccatctTTGCCAGCCCCGGTGGGGTGATCCCCGTGGGGGGAAACGTCACCATCCGGTGTTGGCATCAGCGCCTGGGCATGAGGTTCGTCCTCTACAAGGATGGAGACGGGAACCATCTGAGGTACACGGACCCTGCTAGTTATGTGGCTGAATTTCCCATCCCCAGCGCCAGACGGGAACACGGGGGCAGCTACATCTGTCGTTGTGCCTACAGAACAGGATCAGCTGTCTTCTCGGAGCCCAGCGACCCTGTGCAGATCATTGTAGCAG cAGGCCCCCCGGGGCGCCCGGATTTCACCCAGGCCAACATCGCCCACCTGGCACTGAGCGTCGTGGTCCTGCTCATCCTGGGGCTGATCCTGGCCCAGGCCTATTACAGCCGCCCGAGGGGGGCGCCCTAG